The genomic region ATATGGTGGAGGATGCTGGCTGGTTAGACGATCATGGCCTCGTTGAGCTAACTCAAACGGATGGCATTACGTCTGCGCGCATCACTCGATCAGGGCTGGATATCGCTCTTGGTCGTGTAACGCAGCCCGGTGTACGCAGACCTAACCCTGATTGAGGTGCCACAATGGAAAGTTCTATTCGAGTCGCGCGATCCTTAGACTGCACAACGATATCCGTAATGGGTATTTTTTCTTTTGGGTTACACGCAGCGTTTCGTGCAGCATATAAGGATGAAAACCCAAACCAAATTGCAGGTTTTATTTTCATTATTGATTTGTCAAGAACCACTCGGATTGATTCGTCCGCCCTTGGGATGTTACTGTTGTTGCGCGAAGAACATGGGGGTCGCAACGACAACATCCGTCTCGTTTCCGCAAATAAAGACGTTGCCAAAGTGTTGAAGATGGCAAGTTTCGACCGAATATTCTGGTGGAATAATGTTGCCTACCTGACCAGTCGGCCATGAACCGTGCGTTTGCCGACGCGGAGAAAGGTGTCGATCATGTGCATTCCGGCAATCAAACGCACGGCTGAAGCGGTCCAGCGAACTTCAGGAGAAATGCAGTCGATCTTTGGGCGAACCGTTGATCAACAGCCTGAAGACAGCGCATCGTCCAGTCGTATGAGCCTGTTTGGTTTAAGGATCTTGCGGCATCAACGAAGAACAATTCTTTCCTCCCAACGCCACTACCGGAGCCACAGGTCATTGGCGCACCACAGTTCAAGGTTTTGATGCCTTTTACGCGCATGTATCGGACAACTCCCGCAGATTTGGTTCGCTGTTCCGACAGCCGCTCCATGGACAGTTACGGGAACATGAGTCAGGGTTGAATCGTTCGTCGTATCAGCAATGCGCGTTCAGCGAGTCAGGTTACGACATGAACCGCCGCGACAGGGATGCAAGTCAAGCCCGAACAACTGCAATACGAGGTCCAACCTGCCGTGGCAGCGCGTTGAGGCCTGGGGTGGTTTGTGGGTGAACAGCTCTCAAACGGTGTTGGCGTTTGTTCCGTCTGTCAAATACAAAAGCGGATTCGACTTCCAGGATCGCTAATCATGTTATTGATCGAGGTGCGAACGGTTGTGGAAGCCATGATGCGTTCCTGAGTGGTGCGGCGAAGGTGCCGAAGATTGCACGAGGGTGCACTATTTGACTTTCGTTGCAGCATCATTTGTTCACTCATTGGAGCATGAGGGGCACCGTTTTGGCATCATTTGGCCTTAATGAGGCCGCCATTTGGCCGTGATGTGGCCGTTGAGGCGTCACGGGTGCTGAGGTGCCGTCAGTGCTGAGGCATCATTTTGGGCACTGAGGGCCGTCGAGGGGTACTGAGGGCGTGGCGGGCGCTGAAAGGTCGTCGAGGGTGCACTGAGGTTCTATTTGGGCACTGAGGTCCGTCGAGGAATTACACTGAGGGACTATTCTGGGCACTGAGGGTCCGTCGAGGGTGCTCTGACGGACTCTATTTGGGCACTGAGGGTCCGTCGGGGGTGCGCTGAGGGACATCATTTGGCCGCTATTTGGGCGTGAATTGGCCGCCTTTTGGCCGCCATTTGGCCGTGATGTGGCCGTTGAGGGGCACTATTTGGGCCGCTGAGGGGCACTGAGGGTCCGTCGAGG from Gammaproteobacteria bacterium harbors:
- a CDS encoding hypothetical protein (Evidence 5 : Unknown function) produces the protein MRLIAGMHMIDTFLRVGKRTVHGRLVR
- a CDS encoding hypothetical protein (Evidence 5 : Unknown function), with amino-acid sequence MVEDAGWLDDHGLVELTQTDGITSARITRSGLDIALGRVTQPGVRRPNPD
- a CDS encoding HptB-dependent secretion and biofilm anti anti-sigma factor, whose product is MESSIRVARSLDCTTISVMGIFSFGLHAAFRAAYKDENPNQIAGFIFIIDLSRTTRIDSSALGMLLLLREEHGGRNDNIRLVSANKDVAKVLKMASFDRIFWWNNVAYLTSRP